The proteins below are encoded in one region of Saccopteryx leptura isolate mSacLep1 chromosome 1, mSacLep1_pri_phased_curated, whole genome shotgun sequence:
- the CFL1 gene encoding cofilin-1 isoform X1 has protein sequence MQCDQRTTQDLRTSLPIRPQRERRKPAPPLIVRLILNGRGRERPRSVGSQQQLQRLLSSKARLAVSFFASENMASGVAVSDGVIKVFNDMKVRKSSTPEEVKKRKKAVLFCLSEDKKNIILEEGKEILVGDVGQTVDDPYATFVKMLPDKDCRYALYDATYETKESKKEDLVFIFWAPESAPLKSKMIYASSKDAIKKKLTGIKHELQANCYEEVKDRCTLAEKLGGSAVISLEGKPL, from the exons ATGCAATGTGACCAGAGGACGACGCAGGACCTCCGGACTTCATTACCCATCCGCCCGCAGCGGGAGCGCCGGAAGCCTGCCCCGCCCCTCATTGTGCGGCTCATACTAAACGGAAGGGGCCGGGAGAGGCCGCGTTCAGTTGGAtcccagcagcagctgcagcgGCTCTTGTCTTCTAAGGCTCGTCTTGCTGTCTCCTTTTTCGCTTCCGAAAATATG GCCTCTGGTGTGGCTGTCTCTGATGGAGTCATCAAAGTGTTCAATGACATGAAGGTGCGTAAGTCCTCAACACCAGAGGAGGTGAAGAAGCGCAAGAAGGCGGTGCTCTTCTGCCTGAGTGAAGACAAGAAGAATATCATTCTGGAGGAGGGCAAGGAGATCCTGGTAGGTGACGTGGGCCAGACAGTAGACGACCCCTACGCCACCTTTGTCAAGATGCTACCGGACAAAGACTGCCGCTACGCTCTGTATGATGCAACCTATGAGACCAAGGAGAGCAAGAAGGAGGACCTGGTGTTTATCTTTTG GGCCCCTGAGTCTGCACCCCTTAAAAGCAAAATGATCTATGCCAGCTCCAAGGATGCCATCAAGAAGAAGCTGACAG GGATCAAGCATGAATTACAAGCGAACTGCTACGAGGAGGTCAAGGACCGCTGCACTCTGGCAGAGAAGCTGGGGGGCAGTGCTGTCATCTCCCTGGAGGGCAAGCCTTTGTGA
- the CFL1 gene encoding cofilin-1 isoform X2 produces the protein MKVRKSSTPEEVKKRKKAVLFCLSEDKKNIILEEGKEILVGDVGQTVDDPYATFVKMLPDKDCRYALYDATYETKESKKEDLVFIFWAPESAPLKSKMIYASSKDAIKKKLTGIKHELQANCYEEVKDRCTLAEKLGGSAVISLEGKPL, from the exons ATGAAGGTGCGTAAGTCCTCAACACCAGAGGAGGTGAAGAAGCGCAAGAAGGCGGTGCTCTTCTGCCTGAGTGAAGACAAGAAGAATATCATTCTGGAGGAGGGCAAGGAGATCCTGGTAGGTGACGTGGGCCAGACAGTAGACGACCCCTACGCCACCTTTGTCAAGATGCTACCGGACAAAGACTGCCGCTACGCTCTGTATGATGCAACCTATGAGACCAAGGAGAGCAAGAAGGAGGACCTGGTGTTTATCTTTTG GGCCCCTGAGTCTGCACCCCTTAAAAGCAAAATGATCTATGCCAGCTCCAAGGATGCCATCAAGAAGAAGCTGACAG GGATCAAGCATGAATTACAAGCGAACTGCTACGAGGAGGTCAAGGACCGCTGCACTCTGGCAGAGAAGCTGGGGGGCAGTGCTGTCATCTCCCTGGAGGGCAAGCCTTTGTGA